One stretch of Carassius gibelio isolate Cgi1373 ecotype wild population from Czech Republic chromosome B1, carGib1.2-hapl.c, whole genome shotgun sequence DNA includes these proteins:
- the LOC127949510 gene encoding CMRF35-like molecule 1 isoform X9, with protein MKLTFMISAFLLTVSSSVPVEIFVRGTEGEQVFLNCPYAEGYENSGKYFYKGPTRERNLLLKSAGGQSSVSEGRFSLLDDHQKRSFTLTIRNLSLSDAGVYSCGAGWNGVYKNIQLNVIRAPQKTRPDQISTSTLQSYTHTSTVTPRTGRETTRTMTGSTAVQLDQLKVKTATGSFVIIITAAMVLLLIGLPLIIVTVWKKEKNKGLLSSSIVEFNQVIHEHIKHAGRHCNPEDRDTETTVVYSCVS; from the exons ATGAAGCTCACATTCATGATTTCTGCGTTTCTACTGACGG tgagcAGTTCAGTGCCTGTGGAGATATTTGTGAGAGGAACAGAAGGAGAACAAGTGTTTCTGAATTGTCCTTATGCTGAAGGATATGAAAACTCAGGCAAATACTTCTATAAAGGACCTACCAGAGAGAGGAATCTTCTCCTAAAATCAGCTGGAGGACAGTCATCAGTGTCTGAAGGCAGATTCTCTCTGCTGGACGATCATCAGAAGAGATCATTTACACTGACCATCAGAAACCTGAGTCTGTCAGATGCTGGAGTGTACAGCTGTGGAGCTGGATGGAACGGAGTATATAAAAACATCCAGCTGAACGTGATCAGAG CTCCACAGAAAACAAGACCTGACCAGATCTCAACCAGCACCCTTCAGTCgtacacacacaccagcacag tgaCACCTCGAACAGGAAGAGAGACGACAAGAACAATGACAGGAAGTACTGCAGTTCAACTCGATCAGCTAAAAGTCAAAACTGctacgg GTTCATTTGTGATTATTATCACTGCGGCTATGGTTTTACTCCTGATAGGACTTCCATTGATTATAGTGACTGTATGGAAGAAAGAGAAGAATAAAG GTCTGCTGTCGTCCTCCATCGTAGAGTTTAATCAGGTGATTCATGAACAC ATCAAACACGCTGGACGTCACTGTAATCCAGAGGACAGAGACACAGAAACAACTGTAGTTTACAGCTGTGTTTCCTGA